From the genome of Populus alba chromosome 10, ASM523922v2, whole genome shotgun sequence, one region includes:
- the LOC118045565 gene encoding F-box protein At5g49610, translated as MNSRDGFLPDEVIIQVLARLPVKSLFRAKTVCKLWYKLSSDKYFVQLYNEVATKNSMVLLEVSDSPELKSSLICADNLRGVSELSLDFLKDRVKVRASCNGLLCCSSIPDKGVYYVCNPMTREFRLLPRSRERPVTRFYPDGEATLVGLGCNLSAQKFNVVLAGYHRTFGHRPDGTFICMVFDSDTNKWRKFVSFQDDRFTLMNRNQVVFVHGSLHWLTSGFSYILSLDLNCDVWRKISLPDEVIYRAGNRAHLLELDGCLSVIQISEAWMKIWAMKDYESEQWHLEDRVSLRCIRGMVPGIFPISQTREYVFLATYKQVLVYQRKSRVWKEMYSVKNSSPLPLWFSAHAFRTSIFLCN; from the coding sequence ATGAATTCAAGAGATGGGTTTTTACCTGATGAAGTTATTATTCAAGTTCTCGCTAGATTGCCTGTTAAGTCTTTGTTTAGAGCCAAAACTGTATGCAAACTTTGGTACAAATTATCATCAGATAAGTATTTTGTTCAACTATACAATGAAGTAGCAACTAAGAACTCAATGGTACTGTTAGAGGTTTCAGATTCACCAGAGTTGAAATCAAGCTTAATTTGTGCTGATAATTTAAGGGGTGTGTCAGAACTTTCACTGGATTTCTTGAAAGATAGGGTGAAAGTCAGGGCCTCATGTAATGGCTTGTTGTGTTGCTCTAGTATCCCTGATAAGGGTGTTTATTATGTTTGTAATCCGATGACCAGAGAGTTCAGGTTGCTTCCCAGGAGTAGGGAGAGGCCCGTGACTAGGTTTTATCCTGATGGTGAAGCTACTCTCGTTGGTTTAGGTTGTAATTTATCAGCGCAGAAGTTTAATGTTGTGTTGGCTGGTTATCATCGGACTTTCGGTCACAGGCCAGATGGGACATTTATATGCATGGTATTTGATTCGGATACAAATAAATGGAGGAAGTTTGTATCTTTTCAAGATGATCGTTTTACACTCATGAATAGGAACCAGGTTGTTTTTGTCCATGGTTCGCTTCATTGGTTAACTAGTGGTTTTTCGTATATACTGTCACTTGATTTGAATTGTGATGTTTGGAGGAAGATTTCGTTGCCAGATGAGGTGATTTACAGGGCGGGGAATAGAGCGCATTTGTTGGAGTTGGATGGGTGCTTGTCTGTGATTCAGATATCAGAAGCATGGATGAAAATTTGGGCGATGAAGGACTATGAGAGTGAACAGTGGCATTTGGAGGATAGGGTGAGCTTGAGATGTATTAGGGGAATGGTACCTGGTATTTTCCCAATAAGCCAGACGAGAGAATATGTTTTCCTGGCAACGTATAAGCAGGTTTTGGTGTATCAGCGGAAGAGTAGAGTGTGGAAAGAGATGTATTCTGTGAAGAACAGTTCTCCACTGCCATTGTGGTTCTCAGCACATGCCTTCCGGACCTCAATCTTCTtgtgtaattaa
- the LOC118045419 gene encoding uncharacterized protein: MSAPEPAANLLTSRHRRRKDMSMVTPDIRAKAEVCYGDETCREKIISLLTEKGLPSGLITVLEEIEEYRYIKDTGFVSLKHKSKGKDHRFDKVAVCYDNEVTAYFEPNRIRNLTGVKAKEFLIWITLSEIYVSGDNPAALITFKTPAGFSKSFPLSSFSFKDEEEANEVLEAKIGKLKG, from the coding sequence ATGTCAGCGCCGGAACCAGCTGCAAACCTCTTGACATCAAGACATCGTAGGAGGAAAGACATGTCTATGGTGACACCAGATATCAGGGCCAAGGCAGAGGTTTGTTATGGAGATGAAACATGCAGAGAGAAGATTATTTCCTTGCTGACAGAAAAGGGCTTGCCAAGTGGTCTGATAACAGTGTTAGAAGAGATAGAGGAATACCGCTACATTAAGGACACGGGGTTTGTTTCGCTCAAGCACAAGAGCAAGGGAAAAGATCACAGGTTCGACAAGGTAGCCGTATGCTATGACAATGAAGTCACAGCATATTTTGAGCCCAACAGGATCAGGAATTTGACTGGTGTTAAGGCCAAGGAGTTCTTGATTTGGATTACTTTGAGTGAAATTTATGTAAGCGGTGACAATCCAGCTGCGTTGATTACATTCAAGACTCCTGCAGGTTTCTCCAAATCTTTCCCATTATCATCGTTCTCTTTTAAAGATGAGGAGGAGGCGAATGAAGTTCTTGAAGCaaaaattggaaaattaaaGGGTTGA
- the LOC118045253 gene encoding serine carboxypeptidase-like 26 isoform X1 yields the protein MALIDRPFLSLLYIYLFLSSLVITCIKALETNPETQESDRVINLPGQPSNPSISQFSGYVTVNKEHGRALFYWFFEAQSETSKKPLLLWLNGGPGCSSIGYGAASELGPLRVSKDGAGVYFNEYAWSKEANLLFLESPVGVGFSYTNTSSDLTILDDNFVAEDAYTFLVEWLQRFPQYKSRDLFISGESYAGHYVPQLAELVYDRNKDKTKYPLINLKGFIVGNPETNDYYDYKGLLEYAWSHAVISDQLYDKAKQVCDFRVSNWSNDCNAAMNLVFEKYSEIDIYNIYAPTCLINTTSSSFGSNDSLTKANNYMIRRLRIPGGYDPCYSTYSEEYFNRADVQSSLHAKISGNSREKWRVCNDLILNKYNFTVFSVLPIYTKLIKGGLKIWIYSGDADGRVPVIGSRYCIEALGLPLTSSWRSWFHNHQGESIVLEGNGRAPKPKLSKGTRVEGFQGSRYSATIVEVMENVKFVVQYHNLVTGSLREEAGASDIRPSRPHIQRAYTFKLSEIVDAWYDDGWWMGCIVEVHNKLKDTALQNNRGIGV from the exons ATGGCTTTAATTGATAGACCTTTCCTGTCTCTCTTGtacatatatttatttcttagttCCTTAGTTATTACCTGCATTAAAGCATTAGAAACAAACCCTGAAACTCAGGAATCTGATAGAGTAATTAATTTGCCTGGCCAACCTTCTAACCCATCAATCTCACAGTTCTCAGGTTATGTCACCGTCAATAAAGAACATGGGAGAGCCCTTTTTTACTGGTTCTTTGAAGCTCAATCTGAAACATCCAAGAAGCCTCTCCTTCTGTGGCTAAATGGAG GGCCCGGCTGTTCATCTATCGGATATGGTGCTGCTTCAGAGTTAGGTCCATTAAGAGTTTCTAAAGATGGCGCTGGCGTTTACTTCAACGAATATGCTTGGAGTAAAG AAGCAAATTTACTTTTTCTTGAATCCCCAGTTGGAGTTGGGTTCTCTTACACCAACACCTCATCTGATCTCACCATATTAGATGATAATTTTGTGG CTGAGGATGCCTATACTTTCTTGGTGGAATGGTTACAAAGATTTCCCCAATACAAAAGCCGTGATTTATTCATTTCAGGAGAGAGTTATGCTG GTCACTATGTGCCTCAGCTGGCAGAGCTTGTCTATGATAGAAACAAGGATAAAACTAAATATCCACTGATCAATCTGAAGGGTTTTATT GTAGGAAATCCAGAAACCAATGACTACTATGATTACAAAGGCTTGCTAGAATATGCGTGGAGCCATGCTGTAATATCAGACCAGCTCTATGACAAGGCCAAACAAGTATGTGATTTCAGAGTTTCCAACTGGTCTAATGACTGCAATGCCGCCATGAACTTAGTGTTCGAGAAATACAGCGAAATTGATATCTACAATATATATGCCCCTACGTGTCTTATTAACACTACATCTTCATCTTTTGGCAGCAATGATTCACTCACCAAG GCGAACAATTACATGATAAGAAGGCTTAGAATCCCTGGAGGTTACGACCCATGTTATTCAACATACTCTGAGGAGTATTTTAACAGGGCTGATGTTCAATCATCCCTTCATGCAAAAATTAGTGGAAATTCTAGAGAGAAATGGAGGGTCTGCAA CGATCTCATTCtgaacaaatacaattttactGTGTTCTCTGTCCTCCCAATCTACACCAAGCTCATCAAGGGCGGTCTCAAGATCTGGATATACAG TGGGGACGCAGATGGCAGAGTACCTGTTATTGGGTCACGATATTGTATTGAAGCTCTTGGACTGCCTCTCACATCTTCCTGGCGTTCTTGGTTTCACAACCATCAG GGAGAGTCAATTGTGTTGGAGGGTAATGGAAGGGCTCCAAAACCCAAGCTCAGCAAGGGAACAAGGGTGGAGGGTTTCCAGGGTTCTCGGTACTCTGCAACCATCGTGGAAGTGATGGAGAATGTCAAATTTGTAGTTCAATATCACAACCTTGTAACAGGTTCCCTTAGAGAAGAGGCAGGTGCTTCTGACATAAGGCCTTCACGCCCTCATATTCAACGTGCCTACACTTTTAAACTGTCTGAAATTGTTGATGCTTGGTATGATGATGGATGGTGGATGGGCTGTATTGTCGAAGTTCATAATAAACTGAAGGACACTGCACTTCAAAACAACAGAGGAATTGGAGTTTGA
- the LOC118045253 gene encoding serine carboxypeptidase-like 26 isoform X2 — MALIDRPFLSLLYIYLFLSSLVITCIKALETNPETQESDRVINLPGQPSNPSISQFSGYVTVNKEHGRALFYWFFEAQSETSKKPLLLWLNGGPGCSSIGYGAASELGPLRVSKDGAGVYFNEYAWSKEANLLFLESPVGVGFSYTNTSSDLTILDDNFVAEDAYTFLVEWLQRFPQYKSRDLFISGESYAGHYVPQLAELVYDRNKDKTKYPLINLKGFIVGNPETNDYYDYKGLLEYAWSHAVISDQLYDKAKQVCDFRVSNWSNDCNAAMNLVFEKYSEIDIYNIYAPTCLINTTSSSFGSNDSLTKANNYMIRRLRIPGGYDPCYSTYSEEYFNRADVQSSLHAKISGNSREKWRVCNDLILNKYNFTVFSVLPIYTKLIKGGLKIWIYSGDADGRVPVIGSRYCIEALGLPLTSSWRSWFHNHQVGGRIVEYEGLTFVTVRGAGHLVPLNKPGEALSLIHSFLSGEPLPTRK, encoded by the exons ATGGCTTTAATTGATAGACCTTTCCTGTCTCTCTTGtacatatatttatttcttagttCCTTAGTTATTACCTGCATTAAAGCATTAGAAACAAACCCTGAAACTCAGGAATCTGATAGAGTAATTAATTTGCCTGGCCAACCTTCTAACCCATCAATCTCACAGTTCTCAGGTTATGTCACCGTCAATAAAGAACATGGGAGAGCCCTTTTTTACTGGTTCTTTGAAGCTCAATCTGAAACATCCAAGAAGCCTCTCCTTCTGTGGCTAAATGGAG GGCCCGGCTGTTCATCTATCGGATATGGTGCTGCTTCAGAGTTAGGTCCATTAAGAGTTTCTAAAGATGGCGCTGGCGTTTACTTCAACGAATATGCTTGGAGTAAAG AAGCAAATTTACTTTTTCTTGAATCCCCAGTTGGAGTTGGGTTCTCTTACACCAACACCTCATCTGATCTCACCATATTAGATGATAATTTTGTGG CTGAGGATGCCTATACTTTCTTGGTGGAATGGTTACAAAGATTTCCCCAATACAAAAGCCGTGATTTATTCATTTCAGGAGAGAGTTATGCTG GTCACTATGTGCCTCAGCTGGCAGAGCTTGTCTATGATAGAAACAAGGATAAAACTAAATATCCACTGATCAATCTGAAGGGTTTTATT GTAGGAAATCCAGAAACCAATGACTACTATGATTACAAAGGCTTGCTAGAATATGCGTGGAGCCATGCTGTAATATCAGACCAGCTCTATGACAAGGCCAAACAAGTATGTGATTTCAGAGTTTCCAACTGGTCTAATGACTGCAATGCCGCCATGAACTTAGTGTTCGAGAAATACAGCGAAATTGATATCTACAATATATATGCCCCTACGTGTCTTATTAACACTACATCTTCATCTTTTGGCAGCAATGATTCACTCACCAAG GCGAACAATTACATGATAAGAAGGCTTAGAATCCCTGGAGGTTACGACCCATGTTATTCAACATACTCTGAGGAGTATTTTAACAGGGCTGATGTTCAATCATCCCTTCATGCAAAAATTAGTGGAAATTCTAGAGAGAAATGGAGGGTCTGCAA CGATCTCATTCtgaacaaatacaattttactGTGTTCTCTGTCCTCCCAATCTACACCAAGCTCATCAAGGGCGGTCTCAAGATCTGGATATACAG TGGGGACGCAGATGGCAGAGTACCTGTTATTGGGTCACGATATTGTATTGAAGCTCTTGGACTGCCTCTCACATCTTCCTGGCGTTCTTGGTTTCACAACCATCAG GTTGGAGGAAGGATAGTGGAGTACGAGGGATTGACATTTGTGACTGTGAGAGGGGCAGGTCACTTGGTTCCTCTCAACAAGCCCGGCGAGGCTCTCTCGCTCATCCACTCTTTCCTGTCCGGTGAACCTCTCCCTACACGTAAATAG
- the LOC118045243 gene encoding beta-glucosidase-like SFR2, chloroplastic yields the protein MPIFALFISAAKLAGVLATVTVAANVFSFSLYRKKNLQPFESPIDEAAEILASFNLNEGEDEFFFGLATAPAHVEDRLNDSWLQFAEENPCDESQPDQGMETADALMGSAAGDGGSQPASVSKKDVNKVDMKKRKPLKVAMEAMIRGFEKHAEDELPTTNEECHHNVAAWHNVPHPEERLRFWSDPDTELKLAKDTGVSVFRMGIDWTRIMPEEPVNGLKETVNFAAIERYKWIITRVHSYGMKVMLTLFHHSLPPWAGEYGGWKLEKTVDYFMDFTRLIVDSVSELVDSWVIFNEPHVFCMLTYCAGAWPGGHPDMLEVATSALPTGVFNQAMHWIAIAHSKAYDYIHGKSTSSIVGVAHHVSFMRPYGLFDVAAVSVANSLTLFPYVDSISDKLDFIGINYYGQEVVCGAGLKLVDTDEYSESGRGVYPDGLYRMLIQFHERYKHLKVPYIITENGVSDETDLIRRPYILEHLLAVYAAMIMGVPVLGYLFWTISDNWEWADGYGPKFGLVTVDRENNLSRIPRPSYHLFSKVASTGMITREDRARAWNDLRRAAKEKKTRPFYRAVNKYGLMYSGGLDQPIQRPYIERDWRFGHYEMEGLQDPLSRLSRCFLRPFSIKSKRKDWKDDTELILQPLT from the exons ATGCCAATTTTCGCTCTCTTTATATCTGCGGCGAAACTCGCCGGAGTTCTAGCGACAGTCACCGTCGCCGCCAACGTCTTCTCTTTCTCGCTTTACCGGAAGAAGAACCTCCAACCTTTCGAGTCACCTATTGACGAGGCAGCTGAGATTCTTGCGTCTTTCAATTTAAACG AAGGAGAAGATGAGTTTTTCTTTGGATTGGCAACCGCCCCCGCCCATGTTGAGGACAGGCTTAATGATTCTTGGCTTCAGTTCGCAGAAGAAAATCCTTGTGACGAATCACAGCCAGACCAGGGCATGGAAACAGCAGATGCGCTGATGGGATCGGCTGCTGGTGATGGTGGATCTCAGCCAGCTTCTGTTTCTAAGAAAGATGTGAATAAGGTGGATATGAAGAAGAGGAAGCCTCTCAAAGTAGCTATGGAAGCCATGATCAGAGGGTTTGAAAAGCATGCAGAAGATGAACTGCCTACGACAAACGAAGAGTGTCATCACAATGTAGCTGCATGGCACAATGTTCCCCACCC GGAAGAGAGGCTGAGATTTTGGTCTGATCCTGATACAGAGCTGAAGCTGGCAAAGGATACTGGTGTTAGTGTCTTTCGAATGGGAATTGATTGGACAAGAATCATGCCAGAGGAGCCTGTCAATGGGCTTAAAGAGACT gttaattttgcAGCAATTGAGCGATATAAGTGGATCATCACCAGAGTTCACTCTTATGGAATGAAGGTGATGTTGACCCTGTTCCATCACTCATTGCCACCATGGGCTGGTGAATATGGTGGATGGAAGCTGGAGAAAACTGTTGattattttatggattttaCCAG GCTTATTGTTGACAGTGTATCAGAGCTTGTGGACTCCTGGGTGATATTTAATGAGCCTCATGTCTTTTGCATGCTTACTTATTGTGCGGGTGCTTGGCCAGGTGGTCATCCTGATATGCTGGAAGTTGCCACTTCTGCTCTACCAACAGGTGTTTTCAACCAGGCCATGCATTGGATAGCTATTGCACACTCAAAGGCCTACGACTATATCCATGGAAAGAG CACCTCATCAATAGTTGGGGTAGCACACCATGTATCATTCATGAGGCCATATGGGTTGTTTGATGTTGCTGCTGTTTCAGTGGCCAACTCCCTCACCCTTTTCCCATATGTGGATAGTATCTCCGATAAGCTGGATTTTATTGGAATAAACTACTATGGACAG GAAGTGGTCTGTGGTGCTGGCCTGAAATTAGTAGACACCGATGAATATAGTGAATCTGGACGTGGAGTATATCCTGATGGCCTGTATCGCATGCTAATTCAATTCCATGAGAGGTACAAACATCTAAAGGTTCCTTACATTATTACGGAGAATGGCGTTTCTGATGAGACAGATCTGATTCGTCGACCATATATTTTGGAACATTTACTAGCTGTTTATGCAGCCATGATCATG GGCGTCCCTGTGCTTGGTTACCTCTTCTGGACTATTTCTGACAATTGGGAGTGGGCTGATGGATATGGTCCCAAGTTTGGACTGGTGACAGTTGATCGTGAAAACAATTTATCAAGGATTCCTCGTCCTTCATATCATCTATTCTCCAAG GTCGCATCTACAGGGATGATCACACGTGAAGATCGGGCACGAGCATGGAATGACCTCCGAAGAGCtgctaaagagaaaaaaacaaggcCATTTTATCGGGCAGTGAATAAATATGGTTTAATGTATTCAG GAGGGCTTGACCAACCTATACAGCGGCCATATATTGAAAGAGATTGGCGATTTGGACATTATGAGATGGAAGGTCTCCAGGACCCATTAAGCCGCCTGTCAAGATGCTTTCTTCGACCATTTTCGatcaaaagtaaaagaaaagattgGAAGGATGACACTGAATTGATTCTCCAGCCTCTTACATAA